From Streptosporangium album, the proteins below share one genomic window:
- a CDS encoding (Fe-S)-binding protein gives MRVALFITCVNDTLFPGTGRAVVTLLRRLGCDIEFPQAQTCCGQMHVNTGYPEEGRRLARHFLDVFAGYDAVVAPSGSCAAMVREQYPRLVGTDEAAATVPKVHELSEFLVDVLGVTDVGASFPHRVTYHPTCHSLRGLHLGDRPTRLLQQVRGLELVPLPGAEECCGFGGTFAVKNPAVSAAMCGDKVGNIMATGAEVLCAADNSCLMHIGGTLKRQRAGVRIMHLAEILATTEATR, from the coding sequence ATGCGCGTCGCCCTGTTCATCACGTGTGTGAACGACACGCTGTTCCCCGGCACCGGGCGGGCGGTCGTGACACTGCTGCGCCGCCTCGGATGCGACATCGAGTTCCCTCAGGCGCAGACCTGCTGCGGCCAGATGCACGTCAACACCGGATACCCCGAGGAGGGGAGACGGCTGGCGCGGCACTTCCTGGACGTCTTCGCCGGATACGACGCGGTCGTCGCGCCGTCGGGATCGTGCGCCGCGATGGTCCGCGAGCAGTACCCCCGGCTGGTGGGGACCGACGAGGCCGCCGCGACGGTGCCGAAGGTCCACGAGCTCTCCGAGTTCCTCGTCGACGTCCTCGGCGTCACCGACGTCGGCGCGTCCTTCCCGCACCGGGTGACCTACCACCCGACCTGCCACTCCCTGCGCGGCCTCCACCTGGGCGACCGGCCCACCCGCCTGCTCCAGCAGGTCAGAGGGCTGGAGCTGGTCCCCCTCCCCGGAGCCGAGGAGTGCTGCGGGTTCGGCGGCACCTTCGCGGTGAAGAACCCGGCCGTCTCCGCCGCCATGTGCGGCGACAAGGTGGGCAACATCATGGCCACCGGAGCCGAGGTGCTCTGCGCGGCGGACAACTCCTGCCTGATGCACATCGGCGGCACCCTCAAACGCCAGCGCGCCGGTGTCCGGATCATGCACCTCGCCGAGATCCTCGCCACCACGGAGGCCACTCGATGA
- a CDS encoding FadR/GntR family transcriptional regulator codes for MSGWQPVRRTRAFEDVIARIEERIAGDGLTVGDRLPGERQLAEQLQVSRSSVREAMRVLETLGVVSSQAGRGPDAGAVLISRPAGALTDLLRLHLGLSSLSLEEVIDARLMIEQWSAARAAVQGADLSVLGGALERMDHAATAEDFVEHDTAFHVAIAEASGNRLIAAMMRSLRDSVRRYAIEAVERLGDTSGLRADHHRIHRAIASGDHVEASAAVATHLRRAYPDISPTSTPSATPRSSGAEDRGRPEDRAGSEDRAVSEGEGRHEERRRCDERGRPDGVG; via the coding sequence TTGAGCGGATGGCAGCCCGTCCGACGCACCCGGGCGTTCGAGGACGTGATCGCCCGGATCGAGGAACGCATCGCGGGCGACGGGCTCACGGTCGGCGACCGCCTGCCGGGCGAGCGCCAGCTCGCCGAGCAGCTCCAGGTCAGCCGGTCGTCGGTGCGCGAGGCGATGCGTGTGCTGGAGACGCTGGGCGTGGTGTCCTCACAGGCCGGACGGGGCCCCGACGCGGGAGCCGTACTCATCTCACGGCCCGCCGGGGCCCTGACCGACCTGCTCCGGCTGCACCTCGGCCTGTCGAGCCTCTCCCTTGAGGAGGTCATCGACGCCCGGCTGATGATCGAACAGTGGTCCGCCGCGCGCGCCGCCGTCCAGGGGGCCGACCTGTCGGTCCTGGGCGGCGCGCTGGAGCGGATGGACCACGCGGCGACGGCCGAGGATTTCGTCGAACACGACACCGCCTTCCACGTCGCCATCGCCGAGGCCTCGGGCAACCGTCTGATCGCCGCCATGATGCGTTCCCTGCGCGACTCGGTCCGCCGCTACGCCATCGAGGCGGTCGAACGCCTCGGCGACACGAGCGGGCTCAGGGCCGACCATCATCGGATCCACCGGGCCATCGCCTCCGGAGACCACGTGGAGGCGTCGGCCGCCGTCGCGACCCACCTGCGGCGCGCCTATCCGGACATCTCACCCACCTCGACCCCCTCGGCCACCCCGCGGAGCTCGGGCGCCGAAGACCGGGGTCGGCCCGAAGACCGAGCCGGGTCCGAAGACCGAGCCGTCTCCGAAGGAGAAGGGCGGCACGAGGAACGGAGGCGGTGCGACGAACGGGGGCGGCCGGACGGAGTCGGCTGA
- a CDS encoding LLM class F420-dependent oxidoreductase — protein MSTDLKLGLNLGYWQRNADDATEVVQAAERLGYDSVWTAEAYGSDAFTPLAWYGARTSRIKLGTSVVQISARTPAATAMTAMTLDHLTGGRLLLGVGASGPQVVEGWYGMPFPGPLARTREYVEIMRKVWRREEPVTSDGAHYPLPYPGGANLGKPLKLITHPLREEIPLYLGAEGPRNVALAGEIADGWLPLFALPEKTEQMYGPSLAGARPGFDIAAMVMVMITDDIKGALNGVKMMLTLYIGGMGAKSRNFHADIIGRMGYAEAAQEIQSLYLAGRRDEAFNAIPDELADGISLVGPAGRIRERLEPWRKSPVTSLLVMGPRDETSLRTVRDLVLG, from the coding sequence GTGAGCACTGACCTGAAGCTCGGCCTGAACCTCGGCTACTGGCAGCGGAACGCCGACGACGCCACCGAGGTCGTCCAGGCCGCGGAACGGCTGGGCTACGACTCCGTCTGGACCGCGGAGGCCTACGGCAGTGACGCCTTCACCCCTCTGGCCTGGTACGGCGCGCGTACCTCCCGCATCAAACTGGGCACCTCCGTGGTACAGATCTCGGCCAGGACACCGGCCGCGACCGCGATGACCGCGATGACGCTCGACCACCTGACCGGCGGGCGGCTGCTCCTGGGCGTCGGCGCCTCCGGACCACAGGTGGTCGAGGGCTGGTACGGCATGCCGTTCCCCGGCCCGCTCGCCCGGACCCGCGAGTACGTCGAGATCATGCGCAAGGTCTGGCGCCGCGAGGAACCGGTGACCAGCGACGGCGCGCACTACCCGCTCCCCTACCCGGGCGGCGCCAACCTCGGCAAGCCACTGAAGCTGATCACCCATCCGCTACGCGAGGAGATCCCGCTCTACCTCGGCGCCGAAGGTCCCCGGAACGTGGCGCTCGCCGGCGAGATCGCCGACGGCTGGCTGCCGCTGTTCGCGCTCCCGGAGAAGACCGAGCAGATGTACGGCCCGTCGCTGGCCGGCGCCCGGCCCGGCTTCGACATCGCCGCCATGGTCATGGTGATGATCACCGATGACATCAAGGGAGCGCTGAACGGCGTGAAGATGATGCTGACGCTCTACATCGGCGGCATGGGGGCCAAGAGCCGCAACTTCCACGCCGACATCATCGGCAGGATGGGGTATGCCGAGGCGGCCCAGGAGATCCAGTCGCTCTATCTGGCCGGGCGCAGGGACGAGGCCTTCAACGCGATCCCGGACGAGCTGGCCGACGGCATCTCGCTGGTGGGCCCGGCAGGACGGATCCGCGAGCGCCTGGAGCCGTGGCGTAAGAGCCCGGTCACGAGTCTGCTGGTGATGGGACCGCGCGACGAGACCTCACTCAGGACGGTCCGCGACCTCGTCCTGGGCTGA
- a CDS encoding amidohydrolase family protein, which translates to MPDGDFDARRLDEAARDRPVVLRAYDHHTVWCNTAALARAGIGPGTPDPRIGRIVRREDGSPLGTPRAECRPSAPTSVMPRSHCGTPTADTRSELLSRAVERAGDSRAALSSVPRPCRRGVEVLLGGNGPAERC; encoded by the coding sequence GTGCCGGACGGCGACTTCGACGCCCGCCGGCTCGACGAGGCGGCCCGCGACCGGCCCGTGGTGCTGCGCGCGTACGACCACCACACCGTCTGGTGCAACACCGCCGCCCTCGCGCGCGCCGGAATCGGTCCCGGCACGCCTGATCCCCGGATCGGCCGGATCGTACGGCGCGAGGACGGCAGCCCGCTCGGCACCCCGCGCGCGGAGTGCCGTCCTTCCGCGCCAACCTCTGTCATGCCACGCAGCCACTGCGGGACACCGACGGCCGACACTCGTTCAGAGCTCCTTTCTCGCGCCGTTGAGAGAGCGGGCGACAGCCGTGCCGCCCTCTCCTCCGTCCCGCGTCCTTGCCGGCGCGGAGTCGAGGTGCTCCTCGGCGGAAACGGCCCGGCAGAGCGCTGCTAG
- a CDS encoding FtsX-like permease family protein, whose product MSGLMGLTWRLLRGGGRRGLLGAVLTAIAVAVSTALLLFAVTANLAFQSRADREAWRNPVTATGKAVAIEAVHTDYVRDSAITVVDLAALKPGTAPPPGLDRFPVPGEVWFSPALAELTVSLPADQLAHRFPTKIGGTVGDEALVHPGELVAVRGQAPDSPLMTAPADGRPPGASVPSGAAIAPTKISGFTGEPTQTAEVYKALGLIASVLMVVPLLVFGGAAARLTVARRDQRLAALRLVGATPGQVVTMTVAEAVIIAFGGAVLGTVLYGLSIPLITGIEIAGGTWFVSDAWPGVLPVLAVLVAVPLLVGLSAVVGLRRVVVSPLGVAKRETPPAMRSVRVVALLAILAVVPTLGVGVGAGVIAVVLGLAFLAINLVGPWVIGLIGRITARTARRPARLLAGRRLMDDPRAAWRTVSGVAMTGFVAGFIGFLSPDSGLLGNANATDLHLSVPSSQVAEATAGARERLSAAGILAGIDVGGGEGGTKVLTASLQERDTETVDRARTALDGLVPGHGATLDADGELSNRLLGDIGTGTVTVLAVSFLVAIASAGITAASSILDRRQTYALLRLAGTPLEVLNRARRAETLIPLTVMGGGAIAIGVFCALPFALSAMNLTGAITLSVCVALGFAGVVGAGAASAPLLRSVTANPAPRPD is encoded by the coding sequence ATGAGCGGGCTGATGGGCCTGACCTGGCGGCTGCTGCGCGGCGGCGGCCGCCGCGGCCTGCTGGGGGCGGTGCTGACCGCGATCGCGGTGGCGGTCTCCACCGCCCTGCTGCTCTTCGCCGTGACGGCCAACCTCGCCTTCCAGAGCCGGGCCGACCGGGAGGCGTGGCGCAACCCGGTCACGGCCACCGGCAAGGCCGTGGCGATCGAGGCCGTGCACACGGACTACGTGCGCGACAGCGCGATCACGGTGGTGGACCTGGCGGCGCTGAAACCGGGGACGGCCCCGCCGCCGGGCCTGGACCGCTTCCCGGTCCCGGGCGAGGTCTGGTTCTCTCCCGCGCTGGCCGAACTCACCGTAAGTCTCCCGGCCGACCAGCTCGCCCACCGATTCCCCACGAAGATCGGCGGAACGGTCGGCGACGAGGCACTGGTCCACCCCGGTGAACTCGTCGCGGTCCGCGGGCAGGCACCGGACTCCCCGTTGATGACCGCGCCGGCGGACGGCAGGCCTCCGGGTGCCTCCGTTCCTTCCGGTGCCGCCATCGCGCCGACGAAGATCTCCGGCTTCACCGGGGAGCCGACGCAGACGGCGGAGGTGTACAAGGCGCTGGGACTGATCGCGAGCGTTCTCATGGTCGTGCCGCTGCTGGTGTTCGGGGGCGCGGCGGCCAGGCTCACCGTGGCCCGCCGGGACCAGCGTCTGGCCGCGCTCCGGCTGGTGGGCGCGACCCCCGGCCAGGTGGTCACGATGACCGTCGCGGAGGCGGTGATCATCGCGTTCGGCGGAGCGGTGCTGGGCACCGTGCTCTACGGCCTGTCCATCCCGCTGATCACCGGGATCGAGATCGCCGGTGGCACCTGGTTCGTCTCCGACGCGTGGCCCGGGGTGCTCCCCGTGCTCGCCGTTCTGGTGGCCGTGCCGCTGCTCGTCGGCCTGTCGGCGGTGGTCGGCCTGCGCCGGGTCGTGGTCAGCCCGCTCGGTGTCGCCAAGCGGGAGACACCTCCGGCGATGCGCTCCGTCCGGGTCGTCGCGCTGCTGGCGATCCTCGCCGTGGTACCCACGCTCGGGGTGGGCGTCGGCGCCGGAGTGATCGCCGTCGTCCTGGGCCTCGCCTTCCTGGCCATCAACCTGGTGGGCCCGTGGGTGATCGGCCTGATCGGCCGGATCACCGCGCGCACGGCGCGCCGTCCGGCCCGCCTGCTGGCCGGGCGCCGCCTGATGGACGATCCCAGGGCCGCCTGGCGGACCGTGAGCGGCGTCGCCATGACCGGGTTCGTGGCCGGGTTCATCGGCTTCCTCAGCCCGGACAGCGGCCTGCTCGGCAACGCGAACGCCACCGACCTGCACCTGTCCGTCCCCTCGTCCCAGGTGGCCGAGGCGACCGCCGGGGCCCGCGAGCGCCTGTCCGCGGCGGGAATCCTCGCCGGGATCGACGTCGGTGGCGGCGAGGGCGGGACCAAGGTGCTCACCGCCTCCCTCCAGGAGCGTGACACCGAGACGGTCGACCGGGCGCGCACCGCCCTCGACGGCCTGGTGCCGGGACACGGCGCGACCCTGGACGCCGACGGGGAGCTGTCGAACCGCCTCCTCGGCGATATCGGCACCGGGACGGTCACCGTGCTCGCGGTCTCGTTCCTGGTCGCCATCGCCAGCGCCGGGATCACCGCCGCCTCCTCGATCCTGGACCGCAGGCAGACCTATGCCCTGCTCCGCCTGGCGGGAACCCCGCTGGAGGTGCTGAACAGGGCCCGTCGCGCCGAGACGCTGATCCCGCTGACGGTCATGGGCGGCGGTGCCATCGCGATCGGGGTGTTCTGCGCCCTGCCGTTCGCGCTCTCCGCCATGAACCTCACCGGCGCGATCACCCTGTCCGTCTGCGTGGCCCTCGGCTTCGCCGGGGTGGTCGGGGCCGGTGCGGCGAGTGCTCCGCTGCTGCGTTCCGTCACCGCCAACCCCGCCCCCCGTCCGGACTAG
- a CDS encoding ABC transporter ATP-binding protein, which translates to MSVVLEGVGLVKRFGPTVALGGVGLAVHAGEAVAIMGPSGSGKSTLLHCLAGIMKPDTGEVHLLGGRVDTMRERERSALRRSRFGFVFQFGQLLPELPAEENVALPLMLGNVSRADAVRQAREWFGPLGLGGMEGRRPGELSGGQAQRVAIARALVTRPAVIFADEPTGALDQATGHDTMRLLVEATKHNGASLVVVTHDVEVARWCDRVVEVRDGRLIPARYGAPSPADHDAARRPAVHHVPGALRAPETPEVTG; encoded by the coding sequence ATGAGTGTTGTTCTTGAAGGGGTCGGCCTGGTCAAGCGGTTCGGCCCGACCGTGGCGCTGGGAGGCGTCGGCCTGGCCGTCCACGCGGGCGAGGCTGTAGCGATCATGGGGCCGAGCGGGTCGGGCAAGTCGACCCTGCTGCACTGCCTCGCCGGGATCATGAAGCCGGACACGGGTGAGGTGCACCTGCTCGGCGGGCGCGTCGACACGATGCGGGAGCGGGAGCGCAGCGCCCTGCGCCGCAGCCGGTTCGGGTTCGTCTTCCAGTTCGGCCAGCTCCTGCCGGAGCTTCCGGCCGAGGAGAACGTCGCGCTGCCCCTCATGCTCGGCAACGTGTCCCGGGCCGACGCCGTACGGCAGGCCCGTGAATGGTTCGGCCCGCTCGGCCTCGGCGGCATGGAGGGACGCCGGCCCGGGGAGCTCTCCGGCGGCCAGGCGCAACGGGTGGCGATCGCCCGCGCCCTGGTCACCCGGCCGGCGGTGATCTTCGCCGACGAGCCGACCGGCGCGCTCGACCAGGCCACCGGCCACGACACGATGCGCCTGCTGGTGGAGGCCACCAAGCACAACGGCGCCTCGCTGGTGGTCGTCACCCACGACGTGGAGGTGGCCCGCTGGTGCGACCGCGTGGTCGAGGTCCGCGACGGCCGGCTCATCCCCGCCCGGTACGGTGCGCCATCCCCCGCTGACCACGACGCCGCGCGCCGGCCGGCCGTCCACCACGTCCCCGGTGCGCTGAGGGCTCCCGAGACCCCCGAGGTGACGGGATGA
- a CDS encoding response regulator, which yields MTIRVLIADDQELVRAGFRMILNAQEDMEVVATAGDGAEAVEHARRLRPDVCLLDIRMPKLDGLEVTRILAGPGVADPLRVVIVTTFDLDEYVYGALRAGATGFLLKDSGPTLLIEAIRAAAAGDALVSPSVTVRLLEHLAHPRAGFGRSLADPLTERELDVVRLVARGRTNQEVAAELFVSLSTVKTHLGSIQVKLGARNRVEIAAWAWESGVVS from the coding sequence GTGACAATTCGGGTGCTCATCGCTGACGACCAGGAGCTGGTGCGTGCCGGTTTCCGGATGATTCTGAACGCACAGGAGGACATGGAGGTCGTGGCGACCGCCGGGGACGGCGCCGAGGCGGTCGAACACGCGAGGAGGCTCCGGCCCGATGTGTGTCTGCTCGACATCCGGATGCCCAAGCTGGACGGTCTTGAGGTCACCCGGATCCTGGCCGGCCCCGGCGTGGCCGATCCGCTGCGGGTGGTCATCGTCACGACCTTCGACCTCGACGAGTACGTCTACGGCGCGCTGCGCGCGGGCGCGACCGGGTTCCTGCTCAAGGACAGCGGGCCGACGCTGCTGATCGAGGCGATCCGGGCCGCCGCCGCCGGGGACGCGCTGGTGTCGCCGTCGGTGACCGTGCGCCTGCTCGAGCACCTGGCCCACCCCCGGGCCGGCTTCGGCCGATCGCTCGCCGACCCCCTCACCGAGCGCGAGCTGGACGTCGTCCGTCTGGTGGCCAGAGGCCGGACCAACCAGGAGGTCGCCGCGGAGCTGTTCGTCTCGCTCTCCACGGTCAAAACGCACCTGGGGAGCATCCAGGTGAAACTGGGCGCCAGGAACCGGGTGGAGATCGCCGCATGGGCCTGGGAGTCAGGTGTGGTGAGCTGA
- a CDS encoding DUF4328 domain-containing protein, translated as MTTTALTAFEQVRGRRLAREISTLGGDPHAPGAQAVVGAVTLFAILIMLVAVTTVAAVVAYLTWLVQARRTAVPRASATSVLVAWLVPGVDLIAPPLLVYRLWWASRPPADRHGRWVALLAAWWLSWLAMLVLVPVRLSLDSVPGDASLTGLGPLELAAVAVSALLCAAVVRQITQIQTTGTRYPRRAQDRPVASWADPAAHEALPQILTRQVPVQQAHPTGH; from the coding sequence GTGACCACCACCGCGTTGACGGCTTTCGAACAGGTCCGCGGCCGGCGACTGGCCCGGGAGATCTCGACGCTCGGCGGCGACCCCCACGCCCCCGGTGCGCAGGCCGTCGTCGGCGCGGTCACCCTCTTCGCCATCCTGATCATGCTCGTCGCCGTGACCACGGTCGCGGCCGTCGTGGCCTATCTCACCTGGCTGGTCCAGGCCCGTCGGACCGCCGTTCCCCGGGCGTCGGCGACCTCGGTCCTGGTCGCCTGGCTTGTGCCCGGCGTCGACCTGATCGCCCCGCCACTGCTGGTATATCGCCTCTGGTGGGCCTCCCGCCCGCCCGCGGACCGTCACGGCCGCTGGGTGGCGCTGCTGGCCGCCTGGTGGCTGAGCTGGCTGGCCATGCTCGTCCTGGTGCCCGTAAGGCTGTCGCTCGACAGCGTTCCGGGGGACGCCAGCCTGACCGGCCTCGGCCCGCTCGAGCTGGCCGCCGTCGCGGTCTCCGCCCTGCTGTGCGCGGCAGTCGTCCGGCAGATCACCCAGATCCAGACCACGGGCACCCGCTACCCGCGGCGGGCGCAGGATCGTCCGGTCGCCTCATGGGCGGACCCTGCGGCGCATGAGGCCCTTCCGCAGATCCTCACCAGGCAGGTGCCCGTGCAGCAGGCCCATCCCACCGGTCATTGA
- a CDS encoding DUF6504 family protein gives MSRLYGDPIQVWTQEGRPVQFVWRDRLHAVRRVLDHWVVSREGWKLSEADPGERRFWRVEAGLGTYELRFDTAGEGWLLMRAWD, from the coding sequence TTGAGCAGACTTTACGGGGACCCCATCCAGGTGTGGACCCAGGAGGGCCGGCCGGTCCAGTTCGTCTGGCGTGACCGGCTGCACGCCGTCCGCCGGGTGCTGGACCACTGGGTCGTCTCGCGAGAGGGGTGGAAGCTCTCCGAGGCCGATCCGGGGGAGCGCCGGTTCTGGCGGGTCGAGGCCGGCCTCGGCACCTACGAGCTCCGCTTCGACACCGCCGGCGAGGGCTGGCTGCTGATGAGGGCGTGGGACTGA
- a CDS encoding GntR family transcriptional regulator, whose protein sequence is MSGPGRRGGREGPGGVAGPVGRQAGATVTARYVGIAAELREAIMRGEYAVGAQLPTEAELAARFTASRGTVRQAVAVLVTEGMVGSRQGARRIVLGRERSQSFAELHSFAQWARAMGYRVSGRVLEQRRRGADATEAVRLALQPGEQVLSVLRLRSLEGEPVMLERTVYAGWIAPAVERIDPGCESVTQALYDSVGLVFAYGEHLIDAVAAGVEDARLLAVRRGSPLLRQRRATTTHEGRPVEWSDDRYRAGSVTFGIHNSVDANPLVRQVGDLRPTL, encoded by the coding sequence GTGTCCGGGCCGGGACGGAGGGGCGGGCGTGAGGGACCGGGCGGGGTGGCGGGGCCGGTGGGCCGCCAGGCGGGGGCGACCGTGACGGCGCGCTACGTGGGGATCGCCGCGGAGCTGCGGGAGGCGATCATGCGCGGCGAGTACGCCGTGGGGGCACAGCTCCCCACCGAGGCCGAGCTCGCCGCCCGTTTCACGGCCTCGCGCGGCACGGTCCGCCAGGCGGTGGCCGTGCTCGTCACCGAGGGCATGGTCGGCTCCCGGCAGGGGGCCAGACGTATCGTGCTCGGCCGCGAGCGGAGCCAGAGCTTCGCCGAGCTGCACAGCTTCGCGCAGTGGGCGCGGGCGATGGGCTACCGGGTCAGCGGGCGCGTGCTGGAGCAGCGTCGCCGGGGCGCGGACGCCACCGAGGCGGTACGGCTGGCACTCCAGCCGGGCGAGCAGGTGCTGTCGGTCCTGCGGCTCCGCTCCCTTGAGGGTGAGCCGGTGATGCTGGAACGGACCGTCTACGCCGGATGGATCGCTCCGGCCGTCGAGCGGATCGACCCCGGGTGCGAGTCGGTCACCCAGGCTCTCTACGACAGCGTCGGCCTTGTCTTCGCCTACGGCGAGCACCTCATCGACGCGGTCGCGGCGGGAGTGGAGGACGCCCGGCTGCTGGCCGTACGGCGGGGCAGCCCGCTGCTGCGTCAGAGGCGGGCCACCACCACCCACGAGGGCCGCCCGGTCGAATGGTCCGACGACCGTTACCGCGCGGGCAGTGTGACCTTCGGGATCCACAACTCCGTGGACGCCAATCCACTGGTGCGGCAGGTGGGGGACTTGCGCCCGACCCTGTAA
- a CDS encoding ABC transporter substrate-binding protein, with amino-acid sequence MIASRVRFAGLAAFLLVGATACGAAPTTAAPSASTSGGGSAAGTDARTAASAADFGGLDKLVEAAKKEGKLHVIALPPDWANYGKIIEAFTAKYGIAIESETPDAASADEINALKTRKGQDRAPDVVDVSQSFAISGAAEGLFTPYKVQTWDKIPDNQKEPSGLWFNDYGGYVSIGCDAKKIATCPESFADLLKPEYKGKVAMNGNPTQSGSAFAGVYAAALANGGSFDDIQPGLDFFKKLKAAGNFNPVETTPATIEKGETQISIDWDYNNAAYAPKMAGKGLDWKTVIPSDGKYFQLYAQAINKDAPHPAAARLWQEFLYSPEGQNLYLGGFARPVLLPAMKADGTVDKTAEANLPPVEGEPTFPTEAQTAKAKEVLTGGWSAAVAG; translated from the coding sequence GTGATCGCATCCCGAGTCCGTTTCGCAGGTCTGGCCGCGTTCCTCCTCGTAGGCGCCACAGCATGCGGAGCAGCCCCGACCACCGCGGCGCCGTCCGCCTCCACCTCCGGCGGCGGGTCCGCGGCGGGTACGGACGCAAGGACCGCCGCCTCCGCGGCCGACTTCGGCGGGCTGGACAAGCTCGTCGAGGCGGCCAAGAAGGAGGGCAAGCTCCACGTCATCGCCCTGCCGCCCGACTGGGCCAACTACGGAAAGATCATCGAGGCCTTCACCGCGAAGTACGGCATCGCGATCGAGAGCGAGACTCCCGACGCCGCCAGTGCCGACGAGATCAACGCGCTGAAGACCCGCAAGGGCCAGGACCGGGCCCCCGACGTGGTCGACGTCAGCCAGTCCTTCGCCATCAGCGGCGCCGCCGAGGGACTGTTCACCCCCTACAAGGTCCAGACCTGGGACAAGATCCCCGACAACCAGAAGGAGCCGAGCGGCCTCTGGTTCAACGACTACGGCGGCTACGTCTCGATCGGCTGCGACGCCAAGAAGATCGCCACCTGCCCGGAGAGCTTCGCCGACCTGCTCAAGCCCGAGTACAAGGGCAAGGTCGCGATGAACGGCAACCCGACCCAGTCCGGCTCGGCGTTCGCGGGCGTGTACGCGGCGGCGCTGGCCAACGGCGGCTCCTTCGACGACATCCAGCCCGGTCTGGACTTCTTCAAGAAACTGAAGGCCGCGGGCAACTTCAACCCGGTGGAGACCACCCCCGCCACCATCGAGAAGGGCGAGACCCAGATCAGCATCGACTGGGACTACAACAACGCCGCCTACGCCCCCAAGATGGCCGGCAAGGGCCTCGACTGGAAGACGGTCATCCCCTCGGACGGCAAATACTTCCAGCTCTACGCGCAGGCGATCAACAAGGACGCCCCGCACCCGGCCGCCGCCCGCCTCTGGCAGGAGTTCCTCTACAGCCCCGAGGGCCAGAACCTCTACCTCGGCGGCTTCGCCCGCCCGGTGCTGCTGCCGGCCATGAAGGCCGACGGCACGGTCGACAAGACGGCGGAGGCCAACCTCCCCCCGGTCGAGGGTGAGCCCACCTTCCCGACCGAGGCTCAGACGGCCAAGGCCAAGGAAGTCCTGACCGGCGGCTGGAGCGCCGCCGTCGCCGGCTGA
- a CDS encoding ABC transporter permease, translated as MTTDAGTAVRDGGRTRPTGWTAALPLLVFVALAFGIPVVALLFGAFTVRDPATKVSAFTTANMTESLRGNYLATLLGSVKLSAVVAVLGAVLGTFLAQAVVTSRFRALRESVLTASGVLANFGGVPLAFVWVGTLGNSGVITNVFGLGDAGWSLYNFWGLALVYMYFSVPLMVLVVVPALDGLKPQWREAAGNSGATAWQYWRHVGIPVLVPSLLGGVVLLFGGAFAAYATAKAMVGSTVPLVTLQIADALTGDVLIGHENIALALSLDMIVVAGLVMAVYLPLQKRSSRWLR; from the coding sequence ATGACGACCGACGCGGGTACGGCCGTCCGGGACGGCGGCCGTACCCGGCCCACCGGCTGGACGGCCGCGCTGCCGCTGCTCGTCTTCGTGGCGCTGGCGTTCGGGATCCCGGTGGTCGCGCTGCTGTTCGGCGCGTTCACCGTCCGGGATCCCGCGACCAAGGTCTCCGCCTTCACCACCGCCAACATGACCGAGAGCCTCCGGGGCAACTACCTCGCCACCCTCCTCGGCAGCGTGAAGCTGTCGGCGGTGGTCGCGGTGCTCGGCGCCGTCCTGGGCACCTTCCTGGCCCAGGCCGTGGTCACCTCCCGGTTCCGGGCGCTGCGCGAGTCGGTGCTGACCGCCTCGGGCGTGCTCGCCAACTTCGGCGGCGTGCCGCTGGCGTTCGTCTGGGTCGGCACGCTGGGCAACTCCGGCGTGATCACCAATGTCTTCGGGCTGGGTGACGCCGGCTGGAGCCTGTACAACTTCTGGGGCCTTGCCCTGGTCTACATGTATTTCTCGGTGCCGCTGATGGTGCTCGTCGTGGTGCCCGCCCTGGACGGCCTGAAGCCGCAGTGGCGGGAGGCCGCCGGCAACAGCGGCGCCACCGCCTGGCAGTACTGGCGGCACGTCGGCATCCCGGTGCTGGTCCCCTCCCTCCTGGGCGGGGTGGTGCTGCTGTTCGGCGGCGCGTTCGCCGCCTACGCCACCGCCAAGGCGATGGTCGGCAGCACGGTCCCGCTGGTCACCCTGCAGATCGCGGACGCCCTCACCGGTGACGTGCTCATCGGCCACGAGAACATCGCGCTCGCGCTCAGCCTCGACATGATCGTTGTCGCGGGCCTGGTGATGGCGGTCTACCTGCCCCTGCAGAAGAGGAGCAGCCGATGGCTGCGGTGA